A region from the Metarhizium brunneum chromosome 7, complete sequence genome encodes:
- the TRI16 gene encoding Trichothecene 8-O-acetyltransferase, giving the protein MAHNLKSERLTPLDTIMPRTYIRAFLVFRVANTGDAALQKLRAGLDLLAKQVPWLCGRVVSVCPDADKAASFEIQWGPCENTLNMADKGSTTVSYKAFCMDGMQPTAIPDSVWPMPDMAGNDLTAPGAPIFDASVFRFAGDEAIGLCICLHHNVVDAFGFAEIAKLWAKNMDSPERLTPIPTRDGPDRLRRHLSSDLEIASSKSLDALFASHPEFSRIPPNLPSEFHPCVCKVFGIPVSQVQSIKNQLSGLTSTTPTTNAVVCALIWSAITRSRARRNPSLLNQTSRLVTAVNGRPRINANLSGEGEPFLANLVLYAMAAIPAPDLDVSTEKGRTQVLAKICDAISQSQAHSQINSRGIAEVYNLVERVGHHGNIHVGWDLFSSQDLTITSWSDLDLYQADFGVGLGKPDCVRVPCSQADGVGLILPRKWSASTNDGSEVVEIMVMLRDDDMNVLEDIWDNLLVHELHVAIEARAET; this is encoded by the coding sequence ATGGCTCACAATTTGAAATCAGAGCGGCTTACACCGTTGGATACAATTATGCCCAGAACTTATATCAGAGCATTCTTAGTATTTCGGGTTGCTAATACAGGCGATGCAGCCTTGCAGAAACTGAGGGCCGGCTTAGATCTACTAGCAAAGCAAGTTCCATGGTTATGTGGCCGAGTTGTCTCGGTGtgccccgacgccgacaaggcGGCCTCCTTCGAGATCCAATGGGGTCCATGCGAAAATACGCTCAATATGGCCGATAAAGGTTCAACCACAGTCTCATACAAGGCCTTTTGTATGGACGGCATGCAACCCACTGCGATACCCGATAGCGTGTGGCCGATGCCAGACATGGCTGGCAACGACCTCACGGCACCAGGCGCGCCGATATTCGATGCAAGTGTTTTTCGTTTTGCTGGCGACGAAGCGATAGGGCTATGCATCTGCTTACATCACAACGTTGTAGATGCATTCGGATTCGCAGAGATTGCCAAACTCTGGGCCAAAAACATGGATAGCCCGGAGCGATTGACCCCCATACCGACCCGTGACGGGCCTGATCGGCTTAGACGACATCTCTCCTCTGACCTCGAAATCGCCTCGTCAAAATCTCTCGACGCCCTCTTTGCTTCTCATCCGGAATTTTCCAGAATCCCCCCAAACTTGCCTTCCGAGTTCCACCCTTGCGTCTGCAAGGTATTTGGAATACCGGTATCCCAGGTTCAATCTATCAAGAATCAGCTAAGCGGGCTCACCTCGACGACACCAACAACAAACGCCGTGGTTTGTGCTCTCATCTGGAGTGCAATCACAAGATCCCGAGCTCGACGCAATCCCAGTCTCCTCAACCAAACGAGCCGCTTGGTAACTGCTGTTAACGGCCGACCTCGTATCAATGCAAATCTCTCGGGTGAAGGGGAGCCGTTCCTTGCAAATCTCGTTCTTtatgccatggccgccatccCAGCACCGGACCTTGATGTCTCTACTGAGAAAGGCCGTACACAAGTTTTGGCAAAGATCTGCGATGCCATTTCTCAATCTCAGGCACACAGTCAAATCAACTCCCGTGGCATTGCCGAAGTTTACAACTTGGTAGAGCGCGTGGGCCATCATGGGAACATCCATGTTGGCTGGGACTTGTTCAGCTCCCAGGACCTCACCATCACAAGTTGGTCCGACCTCGATCTCTACCAGGCAGACTTTGGTGTAGGACTTGGTAAGCCAGACTGTGTCAGGGTTCCATGTTCTCAGGCGGATGGCGTCGGCCTCATACTGCCGAGAAAGTGGTCTGCTTCCACCAACGATGGATCTGAAGTGGTGGAAATCATGGTTATGCTACGAGACGACGATATGAATGTATTGGAGGATATTTGGGATAACCTTTTGGTACACGAACTTCACGTTGCCATTGAGGCACGGGCTGAAACTTGA